From the Acidobacteriota bacterium genome, one window contains:
- a CDS encoding transposase has translation HGSESQVWGDSGYQGVQKQTENRDRPVDWLVMMKPGKRWRLPPESEAALAERRKASVRAKAEHVFGYLKRHFGYAKVRYRGLAKNTQRINLLVGLANLMIAERSGVNA, from the coding sequence CACGGCTCGGAGTCGCAAGTTTGGGGGGATTCCGGATACCAGGGAGTGCAGAAGCAGACAGAGAATCGAGATCGGCCGGTAGATTGGCTGGTGATGATGAAGCCCGGGAAGCGTTGGCGGCTGCCGCCGGAGAGTGAGGCGGCGTTGGCCGAGCGGCGCAAGGCATCGGTACGGGCGAAGGCAGAACATGTGTTCGGGTACCTGAAACGGCATTTCGGCTACGCCAAGGTGCGCTACCGGGGGCTGGCGAAAAACACCCAACGAATCAATCTGCTGGTGGGACTCGCCAATCTGATGATTGCCGAGCGCTCTGGCGTGAACGCCTGA
- a CDS encoding transposase — MSKAGLRRLDWIRSVLNRLYNSALEERKYAWEKEEKSVTLYDQLRGLTQQRRNDPDGLGAIAVKAERGMLFRLERAFQAFFRRCKAGENPGYPRFRPISRMETIDIVDAKTTMVKKRARGYAVRPKGFPTIRLFPTRPLPDGELKALRIVRKPNRLYVDLTYEVEKQPLPKCTSAVGIDLGVRKRAVLSTGERIERNTRDWAEIRRQQRRIARCRRGSNRRKKRVRQLAGMRYREVVRNRNDCHRQTTEIVRKNGLIAAEKLDIKEMSTKGLKRKGLNRELLSQQWGLLRNQLQYKAEWAGREFVEVDPKYTSQDCHRCGARNRPGRSETYRCSACDLRMDRDHNAALNILRAGVLALGAETWATGSSVAPELCTDVKSGI; from the coding sequence ATGTCCAAGGCTGGGCTTCGGCGGCTGGATTGGATCCGGTCGGTTTTGAACCGCCTCTACAACTCCGCTCTGGAGGAGCGAAAGTACGCCTGGGAGAAGGAAGAGAAGTCCGTGACTCTGTATGACCAGTTGCGGGGTTTGACGCAGCAGCGGAGAAACGACCCGGACGGGCTCGGGGCCATTGCCGTCAAGGCCGAAAGAGGGATGTTATTTCGCCTGGAGCGAGCCTTCCAGGCCTTTTTCCGGCGCTGCAAGGCGGGCGAGAATCCTGGATATCCCCGGTTCCGACCGATCTCCCGGATGGAGACGATCGATATCGTCGATGCTAAGACGACGATGGTGAAGAAGCGCGCCCGTGGCTACGCAGTCCGTCCCAAGGGCTTTCCGACGATTCGGTTGTTCCCGACCCGGCCCTTGCCCGATGGTGAACTGAAGGCGTTGCGGATCGTCCGCAAGCCGAATCGCCTGTACGTGGATCTGACTTATGAAGTCGAGAAGCAGCCGCTGCCGAAGTGCACCTCGGCGGTCGGAATCGACCTGGGGGTCCGCAAGCGGGCGGTTTTGTCCACCGGTGAGCGAATCGAACGCAACACTCGGGACTGGGCGGAGATCCGGCGGCAACAGAGAAGGATTGCCCGGTGCCGGCGGGGTTCGAACCGGAGGAAGAAGAGAGTCCGCCAGTTGGCGGGAATGCGGTACCGGGAAGTTGTCCGCAACCGGAATGACTGTCACCGGCAGACTACCGAGATCGTCCGCAAGAACGGACTGATTGCGGCAGAGAAGTTGGACATCAAGGAGATGTCGACGAAGGGCCTGAAACGGAAGGGTCTGAATCGAGAGCTGCTCTCACAGCAATGGGGGCTGCTGCGGAATCAACTCCAATACAAGGCAGAATGGGCCGGTCGGGAGTTCGTAGAAGTGGACCCGAAATACACGTCGCAGGACTGTCACCGGTGTGGCGCCAGGAATCGACCTGGGAGGAGCGAGACGTATCGCTGCTCGGCCTGTGATCTCAGAATGGACAGGGACCACAATGCGGCCCTGAACATCCTCAGGGCGGGGGTTCTTGCCCTGGGCGCCGAAACGTGGGCCACCGGGTCGAGCGTGGCGCCGGAACTGTGTACTGATGTCAAGTCAGGTATATAA
- a CDS encoding ArgE/DapE family deacylase yields the protein MTELTAKVFETIDGMRDEIVEKISEVVRIPSINPKYPGVVAEEVLGGETNANQVVSELYRTIGCEVDVWEAEARRANAVGVLQGTGGGKSLIFNGHIDTVPTGRPEDWRWSDPFSGKVDGGKIYGRGSCDMKGPVVSQAMAALALQRLGIRLKGDLLLESVVGEEVMDHEAGVTATVRRGYRADAAVVSEASAPVRPLAIVPISPGLLWMAVTCRGKSSHASTRAETFRAGGFGASVAVNAIDKGMFIFECLRKLEDEWGLTKIHDLFKPGHFTLHPGVVMGAPHGVGVPFFISEYCTIEYAIWYHPEQSEEEVKREVEKQIHHAAQLDEWLRENPPEVEWKLHWPPFSVDREHPICKAMAAAHETAARGTPFEGPAAMQGFYAVCDAAFLSAKGIPSLVYGPGSLLQAHAVDEFLDISELMVATKAYAQVAMDWCGVA from the coding sequence ATGACGGAACTCACGGCCAAGGTGTTCGAGACCATCGACGGCATGCGGGACGAGATCGTCGAGAAGATCAGCGAAGTCGTCCGGATTCCCAGCATCAATCCCAAGTATCCGGGAGTGGTCGCGGAAGAGGTCTTGGGAGGGGAGACCAATGCCAACCAGGTCGTGTCCGAGCTCTACCGGACCATCGGCTGCGAAGTGGACGTCTGGGAAGCGGAGGCCCGCCGGGCCAACGCCGTGGGAGTCCTCCAGGGAACCGGCGGGGGGAAGTCCCTCATCTTCAACGGCCACATCGATACCGTACCCACCGGACGGCCGGAAGACTGGAGATGGTCGGACCCCTTCAGCGGCAAGGTGGACGGCGGGAAAATCTACGGCCGCGGTTCCTGCGACATGAAGGGACCGGTGGTGAGCCAGGCCATGGCGGCCCTGGCCCTGCAAAGGCTCGGGATCCGGCTCAAGGGGGATCTGCTCCTGGAGAGCGTGGTGGGCGAAGAGGTGATGGACCACGAGGCGGGCGTCACGGCCACGGTTCGAAGAGGCTACCGGGCGGATGCGGCCGTGGTCTCCGAGGCCTCGGCTCCGGTGCGGCCCCTGGCCATCGTTCCCATCAGTCCGGGACTCCTCTGGATGGCGGTCACCTGCCGCGGCAAGTCGAGTCACGCCTCCACCCGGGCGGAGACCTTCCGGGCCGGCGGCTTCGGTGCCAGCGTGGCCGTCAACGCCATCGACAAGGGCATGTTCATCTTCGAATGCCTCCGCAAGCTGGAGGACGAGTGGGGTCTCACCAAGATCCACGACCTCTTCAAGCCGGGCCATTTCACTCTCCATCCCGGAGTGGTCATGGGCGCACCCCACGGCGTCGGAGTCCCCTTCTTCATTTCCGAGTACTGCACCATCGAATACGCCATCTGGTACCACCCGGAACAGTCGGAGGAAGAGGTGAAGCGGGAGGTGGAAAAACAGATCCATCACGCCGCCCAGTTGGACGAGTGGCTCCGCGAGAACCCCCCGGAAGTGGAGTGGAAGCTGCATTGGCCACCCTTCTCGGTGGACCGGGAGCATCCCATCTGCAAGGCCATGGCCGCGGCCCATGAAACCGCCGCCCGGGGCACGCCCTTCGAGGGGCCCGCCGCTATGCAGGGATTCTACGCCGTGTGCGACGCGGCGTTCCTGAGCGCCAAGGGCATTCCCAGCCTGGTCTACGGCCCCGGGAGCCTGCTCCAGGCCCACGCCGTGGACGAGTTCCTGGACATCTCGGAGTTGATGGTCGCCACCAAGGCCTATGCCCAAGTGGCCATGGACTGGTGCGGAGTCGCCTGA
- a CDS encoding UxaA family hydrolase, which yields MPHYRFQEIGRLPAPEDNVAIAIRTLPPGTRIEYQGGDLVLDHTVMEGHRFAVSPIAEGEALLSWGFPFGFACRNIAPGNYVCNRRAVEALSGRNLDISLPEAPNFTDRIDPYLMDEAGFEPGLRTPRDLPVGTFPGYERSPDRGVGTRNYVVILGTSSRTGSFARVLAERLKGEAEPLENVDGIVAVAHTEGGQDTEPNNLELVLSTLSGFVVHPNVGAVLCVDRGTEAVTNDRLRRHLLRNGFPLGDVPHHFLTLKDSFRDELSRSERIVRDWLPRVDSCRRTPQPMTNLRLALQCGGSDAFSGISANPLSGWVARELLRQGGSANLAETDELIGAEAYVLQNVRDLETARAFLSKVADFKERVAWHGESAQGNPSGGNILRGLYNIVIKSLGAATKRHAHVRLDYVIDYAQRMTEPGYYFMDSPGNDLESLAGQVSSGANLIFFTTGNGSVTNFPFVPTIKIVTTSGRFRLLSRDMDFNAGAYLEGTPLEDLGRALFDLTLQVASGRRSVGEKAGHSQVSLWRNWQQTDGSNLVRLQNARRPCVDVPIRLKPPDSGSRLRFDGIRTPGGWVTHQIGLILPTSLCSSQIARLLAQRLTHRQAGGDSAVSRFVALPHTEGCGCSGGQTRQLYSRTLLGHLTHPTVAAGLFLEHGCEATHNDYMTGQLTRMGGDVEDYGKASIQLDGGIEKVGHRVESWFQRALSGRSAPRRQAVGVESLRMAVLTSGRPAEAACRTLSSLVQRFVHAGATIVIPEGDILMESPAWREILVEPDPLAPTLLFGEKTRASGLQIMEAATDHGVELLTGLGATGAEILLAWVGREPLPGHVMVPTLQVSNAGSMAGNRGQDLDLMLTGPPDSWEDRLSALVLDLASGRYSPVLQSQGNVDFQITRGPLGVSL from the coding sequence ATGCCACACTACCGGTTCCAGGAGATCGGAAGACTCCCCGCCCCCGAGGACAACGTCGCCATCGCCATCCGCACCCTGCCTCCGGGGACCCGGATCGAATACCAGGGCGGCGATCTGGTTCTGGATCACACCGTCATGGAGGGGCATCGATTCGCCGTCTCTCCCATCGCCGAGGGGGAAGCGCTTCTGTCGTGGGGATTTCCCTTCGGATTCGCCTGCCGGAACATCGCTCCCGGAAATTACGTTTGCAATCGAAGGGCCGTGGAGGCTCTTTCGGGACGGAACCTGGATATCTCCCTGCCCGAGGCTCCCAATTTCACCGATCGCATCGACCCCTACCTTATGGACGAGGCAGGATTCGAGCCGGGCCTCCGGACACCCCGCGATCTTCCGGTCGGGACCTTCCCGGGCTACGAGAGGTCTCCGGACCGAGGCGTCGGGACCCGCAACTACGTGGTGATCCTGGGGACTTCCTCCCGCACCGGGAGCTTCGCCCGGGTCCTGGCCGAACGTCTCAAGGGGGAAGCCGAACCCTTGGAAAACGTGGACGGCATCGTTGCCGTGGCCCACACCGAGGGGGGACAGGATACGGAGCCCAACAACCTGGAACTGGTTCTTTCCACCCTCTCGGGATTCGTGGTCCATCCCAACGTGGGAGCCGTGCTCTGCGTGGACCGGGGCACCGAAGCCGTGACCAACGACCGCCTGAGACGGCACCTGCTGCGAAACGGCTTCCCCCTCGGAGACGTCCCGCATCATTTCCTGACCCTGAAAGACAGCTTCCGCGACGAATTGAGCCGGAGCGAGCGAATCGTGCGGGACTGGCTTCCCCGGGTCGACTCCTGCCGGCGGACGCCTCAGCCGATGACGAACCTCCGGTTGGCTCTCCAGTGCGGCGGTTCGGACGCCTTCTCCGGCATATCCGCCAACCCTCTCTCGGGCTGGGTCGCCAGGGAGCTTCTGCGTCAGGGCGGATCGGCCAATCTGGCCGAGACCGACGAGCTTATCGGAGCCGAAGCCTACGTCCTCCAAAACGTCCGCGACCTGGAGACGGCGCGGGCTTTCCTGTCCAAGGTGGCCGATTTCAAGGAAAGGGTCGCGTGGCACGGTGAGTCGGCTCAGGGCAACCCCTCCGGCGGCAACATCCTCCGAGGGCTCTACAACATCGTGATCAAGTCCCTGGGAGCCGCCACCAAGCGCCACGCGCACGTGCGGCTCGATTACGTCATCGACTACGCCCAGCGGATGACGGAACCCGGGTACTACTTCATGGACAGTCCCGGAAACGACCTGGAAAGCCTCGCCGGTCAAGTGTCCTCGGGAGCCAATCTCATCTTCTTCACCACCGGCAACGGATCGGTCACCAACTTCCCCTTCGTCCCCACCATCAAGATCGTCACCACGAGCGGACGATTCCGTCTCCTTTCCCGGGACATGGATTTCAATGCCGGCGCCTACTTGGAAGGGACGCCCCTCGAGGATCTGGGACGGGCACTGTTCGACCTGACTCTGCAGGTGGCCTCGGGTCGCCGGAGCGTCGGCGAGAAGGCGGGCCATTCCCAGGTCTCGCTCTGGCGAAACTGGCAGCAGACCGACGGCTCCAACCTGGTCCGTCTCCAGAATGCGCGGCGGCCCTGCGTCGACGTCCCGATTCGGCTCAAGCCCCCCGATTCCGGTTCTCGGCTCCGGTTCGACGGAATCCGGACTCCCGGAGGTTGGGTCACCCATCAGATCGGACTGATCCTTCCCACCAGTCTCTGCTCCAGCCAGATTGCCCGTCTCCTCGCCCAGCGGCTCACCCACCGACAGGCCGGAGGGGACAGCGCGGTTTCCCGGTTCGTGGCCCTCCCTCACACCGAAGGCTGCGGTTGCTCGGGAGGTCAGACGCGTCAACTCTACTCGCGCACCCTCCTGGGCCATCTGACCCATCCCACGGTCGCGGCCGGCCTTTTTCTGGAGCACGGTTGCGAGGCGACCCACAACGACTACATGACCGGCCAACTGACCCGAATGGGCGGCGACGTCGAGGACTACGGCAAGGCCAGCATCCAGTTGGACGGGGGGATCGAGAAGGTCGGACACCGGGTGGAATCCTGGTTTCAGCGTGCGCTCTCGGGCCGGTCCGCTCCCCGGCGGCAAGCCGTGGGGGTGGAATCGTTGAGGATGGCGGTCCTGACTTCGGGCCGCCCGGCCGAGGCTGCCTGCCGGACTCTGAGCAGTCTCGTGCAGCGCTTTGTCCACGCCGGGGCCACGATCGTGATCCCGGAGGGGGACATCCTGATGGAGAGCCCGGCATGGCGGGAGATCCTCGTGGAACCGGACCCGTTGGCGCCCACGCTCCTCTTCGGGGAGAAAACGCGCGCGTCGGGCCTGCAGATCATGGAAGCCGCTACCGATCACGGAGTCGAGCTACTGACCGGTCTTGGGGCCACAGGAGCGGAGATCCTCCTGGCATGGGTCGGCCGGGAACCCCTGCCGGGTCACGTCATGGTCCCGACGCTGCAGGTTTCCAATGCCGGCAGCATGGCCGGGAACCGGGGACAGGACCTGGATCTGATGCTCACCGGGCCCCCCGATTCGTGGGAGGACAGGTTGTCGGCGCTGGTTCTGGACCTGGCTTCGGGAAGATACAGCCCGGTTCTTCAGAGCCAGGGAAACGTGGACTTTCAGATCACGCGGGGGCCCCTCGGGGTTTCTCTGTAA
- a CDS encoding isochorismatase family protein: protein MKRHPQILNRAHTALLVVDVQTRLTKAVRNGQAMVAEVVKLVRGFRILGLPIFVTEQYPKGLGHTEPGILEALGGNSAVVKATFSCCGAPDLVSGIRSRGIRQILVSGTEAHVCVQQTALDLLSRDFQVQLAVDAVASRKELDYRTALDRMARSGVILTSVESALFELLEVSGTAEFKQVASLIK from the coding sequence ATGAAGCGCCACCCGCAGATTCTGAACCGGGCTCACACGGCCCTGCTGGTCGTGGACGTCCAGACCAGGCTGACCAAAGCGGTCCGAAACGGGCAGGCGATGGTCGCCGAAGTCGTCAAGCTGGTCCGCGGATTCCGGATCCTGGGCCTTCCCATCTTCGTTACCGAACAATACCCCAAGGGACTGGGACATACCGAGCCCGGTATCCTGGAGGCGCTCGGCGGAAACTCCGCCGTCGTGAAGGCCACCTTCAGTTGCTGCGGGGCCCCGGACCTGGTCTCCGGCATCCGGAGCCGGGGAATCCGGCAGATCCTGGTTTCGGGGACGGAGGCGCACGTTTGCGTTCAGCAAACGGCCCTGGATCTGCTTTCCCGGGATTTTCAGGTCCAGTTGGCCGTCGACGCCGTCGCATCCCGCAAGGAGTTGGACTACCGGACGGCGCTGGACCGCATGGCACGGTCGGGGGTGATCCTGACCAGTGTCGAGTCGGCTCTGTTCGAGCTCCTGGAAGTCTCGGGCACCGCCGAATTCAAGCAGGTGGCTTCCCTCATCAAGTAG
- a CDS encoding zinc metallopeptidase: MFFDPLYLLMILPALGLSLWASFKTKSAFNKYSKVLSMRGLSGAQAARHLLNYAGISDVKIVQTSGMLSDHYNPTNKTLALSESVYRSSSVAAIGVACHEAGHAIQHAEGYGPLWLRSILVPTANIGSSVGYIVMLVGLFMASQNMVLVGAILFSAVLAFQIVTLPVEFDASARAKRLAVEQGIVTAQERRGVDRVLNAAALTYVAAAVSTLMTLLYFLLRAGLLGGRDD, translated from the coding sequence ATGTTCTTCGATCCGCTTTATCTGCTCATGATTCTGCCGGCCCTGGGCCTTTCCCTGTGGGCCAGCTTCAAGACCAAATCGGCTTTCAACAAATACTCAAAAGTCCTGTCCATGCGAGGACTCAGCGGGGCCCAGGCGGCTCGGCATCTACTCAACTACGCCGGCATCAGCGACGTAAAGATCGTGCAGACGTCGGGAATGTTGTCGGATCACTACAATCCCACGAACAAGACCCTGGCGCTGTCCGAGAGCGTCTACCGCTCCTCTTCGGTGGCCGCCATCGGCGTGGCCTGCCACGAAGCCGGCCATGCCATCCAGCACGCCGAAGGCTACGGACCTCTCTGGCTCCGGTCGATCCTGGTTCCGACGGCCAACATCGGGTCGTCGGTGGGGTATATCGTCATGCTGGTGGGCCTTTTCATGGCCAGCCAGAATATGGTCCTGGTGGGAGCGATCCTCTTTTCCGCCGTCCTGGCCTTCCAGATCGTGACCCTTCCCGTGGAGTTCGATGCGTCGGCCCGGGCCAAGAGGCTCGCCGTGGAACAGGGCATCGTCACCGCTCAGGAGCGGCGCGGCGTGGACCGCGTCCTCAACGCGGCCGCCCTGACCTATGTGGCCGCCGCCGTCTCCACCTTGATGACCCTGCTCTACTTCCTGCTTCGAGCCGGGCTGTTGGGAGGCCGTGACGACTGA
- the lon gene encoding endopeptidase La: MDDHPESEIKSEEFQQPPGEAAGPEHGDGEGLVLVSELLPEEIPIFPMAVRPFFPGLPVPMELGGDQLRLVEHAIEASNKTLGLVLVRDPEGKSSPENLHRMGVAAKIVQAGQSEDHEGAHLVMNCIERFEIRDVRSIPAGMVARVEYHPAPGLSVNPELKAYSMAIVATLKELIKLNPLQSEAIRMFLSRSTLDDPGRLADFSASLTTASGQELQKILETLDVRRRIDRTLVLLRKELDLTRLQNKITKQIEKKISSQQREFFLREELKAIKKELGLEKEGKDTEVEKFQRRLRRLQLNEEAEDAIEDEIRKFQLLEAASPEYALTRNYLDWLTILPWGRFSKDSFNLKRARRVLNRDHYGLEDVKERILEFVAVGRMKGGITGSIICLVGPPGVGKTSIGRSIAAALNRKFYRFSLGGMRDEAEIKGHRRTYIGALPGKFIQAMKTAGTSNPVIMLDEIDKVGASFHGDPASALLEVLDPEQNESFRDHYLDVPFDLSHVLFVTTANQIDTIPGPLLDRMEVIRLSGYILEEKLEIARRFLIPKNLEHHGLKKGQLRIHKLALARIIDHYAREAGVRGLENQIKKIMRRAAVTLSENGDGPVVVLKRHVEAYLGHPLYEGDEIFDSAPGVVTGLAWTSRGGATLQVEASAVAAKNKGFKQTGQLGDVMVESSELAYSYVRAHAAAFGGEAGYFDRHFIHLHVPAGATPKDGPSAGITMATALISMATGRTVRKGLAMTGELTLTGRVLPIGGVKEKVIAARRAGCRTLVFPEENEKGFRDLPDYLKEGLEVHFAREYEEVFRVAFQG, encoded by the coding sequence ATGGACGATCATCCCGAGTCCGAGATCAAGTCGGAAGAATTCCAGCAGCCGCCCGGAGAGGCGGCCGGCCCGGAGCACGGGGACGGCGAGGGACTGGTCCTGGTCTCGGAGCTCCTGCCGGAAGAGATCCCCATCTTTCCCATGGCGGTCCGTCCCTTCTTCCCCGGCCTGCCGGTCCCCATGGAGTTGGGAGGCGACCAGTTGCGGCTGGTGGAGCATGCCATCGAAGCCTCGAACAAGACCTTGGGGCTGGTTCTGGTTCGCGATCCCGAAGGCAAGAGCTCTCCCGAGAATCTCCATCGAATGGGTGTGGCGGCCAAGATCGTCCAGGCGGGTCAGTCCGAGGACCACGAGGGGGCCCATCTGGTGATGAACTGCATCGAGCGGTTCGAGATCCGGGACGTCCGGTCGATCCCGGCCGGGATGGTGGCCCGGGTGGAATACCATCCGGCGCCGGGGCTGTCGGTCAATCCGGAGCTCAAGGCCTACTCCATGGCCATCGTCGCCACGCTCAAGGAACTGATCAAGCTGAATCCCCTCCAGTCGGAAGCGATCCGCATGTTCCTGAGCCGCTCCACCCTGGACGACCCGGGCCGGCTGGCCGACTTCTCCGCCAGTCTGACCACGGCCAGCGGCCAGGAACTGCAGAAGATCCTGGAGACTCTGGACGTCCGCCGGCGCATCGACCGGACCCTGGTCCTGCTGCGGAAGGAACTGGACCTGACCCGCCTCCAGAACAAGATCACCAAGCAGATCGAGAAGAAGATCTCCAGCCAGCAGAGGGAGTTCTTCCTGCGGGAGGAATTGAAGGCCATCAAGAAGGAGCTGGGCCTGGAGAAGGAGGGGAAGGACACCGAGGTCGAGAAGTTCCAGCGCCGGTTGCGCCGGTTGCAGCTGAACGAGGAGGCGGAAGATGCCATCGAGGACGAGATCCGGAAATTTCAGTTGCTGGAGGCCGCCTCTCCCGAGTACGCGTTGACCCGAAACTATCTGGACTGGCTCACCATCCTCCCGTGGGGCCGGTTCAGCAAGGACTCGTTCAATCTGAAGCGGGCCAGGCGGGTCCTGAACCGGGACCACTACGGCCTGGAGGACGTCAAGGAGAGGATCCTGGAGTTCGTGGCCGTGGGCCGGATGAAGGGCGGCATCACCGGCTCCATCATCTGCCTGGTGGGTCCGCCCGGGGTGGGAAAGACCTCCATCGGACGGAGCATTGCCGCGGCGCTGAACCGGAAGTTCTACCGTTTCTCCCTGGGGGGGATGCGGGACGAGGCGGAGATCAAGGGGCACCGCCGGACCTACATCGGGGCCCTTCCGGGGAAGTTCATCCAGGCCATGAAGACGGCGGGAACCTCGAATCCGGTCATCATGCTGGACGAGATCGACAAGGTGGGCGCCTCCTTCCACGGCGACCCGGCGTCCGCGCTGCTGGAGGTCCTGGACCCGGAGCAGAACGAGTCCTTCCGGGACCACTACCTGGACGTGCCCTTCGATCTCTCCCACGTCCTTTTCGTGACCACCGCCAACCAGATCGACACCATTCCCGGTCCTCTCCTGGATCGAATGGAGGTGATCCGCCTTTCAGGCTATATCCTGGAGGAGAAACTGGAGATCGCGCGGCGTTTTCTGATTCCCAAGAACCTGGAGCACCACGGTCTCAAGAAGGGGCAGCTCAGGATCCATAAGCTGGCTCTGGCCCGCATCATCGACCACTATGCCCGGGAAGCCGGAGTGCGCGGCCTCGAGAACCAGATCAAGAAGATCATGCGCCGGGCGGCCGTGACTCTCTCCGAGAATGGCGACGGACCCGTCGTGGTCCTGAAAAGGCACGTGGAGGCCTACCTGGGGCATCCCCTCTACGAGGGAGACGAGATCTTCGACTCGGCGCCCGGCGTCGTGACCGGACTGGCATGGACGAGCCGGGGCGGAGCAACGCTACAGGTGGAGGCCAGCGCCGTCGCCGCCAAGAACAAGGGGTTCAAGCAGACGGGTCAACTGGGCGACGTGATGGTGGAGAGCTCGGAATTGGCCTACTCCTACGTGAGGGCCCACGCGGCGGCGTTCGGGGGCGAGGCCGGTTACTTCGACCGCCACTTCATCCATCTCCACGTCCCCGCGGGCGCCACGCCCAAGGACGGTCCCTCGGCCGGAATCACCATGGCCACGGCACTGATCTCCATGGCCACCGGCCGGACGGTCCGCAAGGGACTGGCCATGACGGGAGAGTTGACCCTGACCGGCCGGGTGCTGCCCATCGGCGGAGTCAAGGAGAAGGTCATCGCCGCGCGGCGGGCGGGATGCAGGACGCTCGTCTTTCCCGAGGAGAACGAGAAGGGCTTCCGGGACCTTCCCGACTATCTGAAGGAGGGCCTGGAGGTGCACTTCGCCCGGGAATACGAAGAGGTGTTCCGGGTCGCGTTTCAGGGCTGA